TCGTCCAGTCGGCGAATGAAATGTCGACCAGCTGGGTGAAGCCCACATCGAAAATGGCTTCGGCCTGCTTCATGAAGCGTTCGTAGCCGTCGACGTCTTCGGGTGCGAAGCGGGCGATCTCGCGCCGCATGGTTTCCGGGTCGCCGGAATAGTCGAGGTGCTCGCCGTCGTCGAAGCGGATGCGGTAGAAGGGCGCGACCGGCTGCAGGTCGATGTCGTCCGAAAAGGTCTTGCCGCACAGAGCCCACAGCTCTTCGAGCAGGAAGGGCGCGGTGATGATGGTCGGGCCGCCGTCGAAGGTGAAGCCGTCCTGCCTGTATACATAGGCGCGGCCACCCGGCGCATCGAGTTTTTCGAGCACGGTGACGCGGTAGCCGCGGGCGCCGAGGCGCACGGCGGCAGCGAGGCCGCCGAAGCCGGCGCCGATGACGAGTGCGTGCGGACGGTCGGAGTCAGAGGGGGGAGTCATGGAGGCGGTCATTCGGACGGGTCAGTCTGGCAAGGTCACTGGGGCGAAGTCGATTCAGGGCTGAGGCGACGAAATCATTGCATGGTGTCGGTCCGCGATTGACCGTGCAGGTCAACAAAAGCTCCGCCCGGCGGGCCGGAAGCGTGCAGACGCGGCGTTCAGCGCGCATGGTCGAGGTCGGCGACCAGCCGTTCGGCCGCGCGGCGCCCGGACAGCAGGGCCATCGGAATGCCCGGGCCCGGATGCACCGAGCCGCCGGCCAGGTACAGGCCCGGGATGGCACTGGCCGCGCCGGGCCGAGCAAAGCTGCCCATCGAACCGTGGTTGGCGCGGCCGTACAGCGCGCCGCCGGTGGCCGGGAACAGCCGGTCGAAACCGTGCGGTGTCGTGGCGACCGCGTCCATCGACGCGCGGTCGATGTCGAGCCCGCAGCGGCGCATGAGATCGAAGGCGTTGTCGGCCAGCCGGGCGACCTCGGTCTCGCCGAAGGGCCGCGAATCGCCGTCGGCGGGTGCATTGATCAGCACCAGCAGACGTTCGCGGTCGAGCGCCGGCGTCTCTGCGCCATCGGGGGTATCGGCGCGGTCCTGCGCGCACACATAGACGGTCGGCGCGTCGACGATGCTGCGCCGCTGGAACACCGCAGCGAATTCGTCCGGGTAGTTTTCGGCGAAGAACACATTGTGGTGGTGCAGCGGAAAGCCTCGCGTGCGGCCATGAACGCACCAGGTGATGGCCGACAGCGAGCGTTCCGCCGGTTTGATGACCGGTGCGGCCGGCCGCACGGACGGCCCGAGCAGGCCGGTGGCCAGCGCCGACACGTCGCCGTTGAACACCACGCGTTCGCAGTCGATGACTTCGCCACCGGCCAGCCGGACGCCAGCGACCCGACCGCCGCGCACGACGATCTCCTCCACCTGGCAGTCGAAGCGGAAGCGGGCGCCGTGCCGCTCGGCCAGCGCCTGCAGCGCGTCGGCGACGCGGCGCATGCCACCTTCGACGATCCACACGCCGTCCTGTTCGACGTGCGCGATCAGCATCAGCGTGGCCGGCGCGCGCAGCGGCGACGAACCGACATAGGTGGCGTAGCGGCCGAACAGCTGGCGCAGGCGCGGATCGCGGAAGTACTCGCCGAGCGCGCTCCACAGCGTGCTCAGCGGCTGGGTGCGCCACAGCGCGCCGAGGTTGGCGAAACCGACGCGCTGCGTGAGCTCGATCGCCGACGGCCGCTGACCATCGATGAAGGGGCCGCGCAGGGTCTGGTAGATCTCGCGGCTGCGCGCGCAGAAGGCGCGGTAGCCGGCGGCGTCGTGCGCGCCGGCGAAGTCGCCGATCGCCTCGACGCTGCGTTCGATGTCGGCAAACAGGTCGAGCCGGCCGCCTTCGCGCCAGGCGTGGCGCGCAAGTACCGAGGTGGTGTGCAGGGTGAGTGCGTCGGTCAGCGAGGCGCCGGCGTCGGCGAACAGGGATTCGAAGGCCCAGCGCATCGTGAATACGGTCGGGCCGCCGTCGATGGCAGCGCTGCCCACCTTCACCTCGCGCATCTTGCCGCCGGGCGCAGGGGCGCGTTCGAGCAGCTGCACGTCGATACCGCGACGCGCCAGATCGACCGCGGCCGACAGTCCGCCCATGCCGGCGCCGATGACCACCACCCGTTCAGACGCCACGCCCGCCCTTCACGCGCGTTGCCCGGCCGGCAGCGCGGCACGCGGGCGCGCCAGCTTGCGCCACTGATACAGGATGATGGCCAGCCCTACAGTCAGCGGAATTGCCCACAGCACCGGATGCAGCGCCAGCGTCGGGAAGGTGCGCACCGCGCCGAAGGCAAAGAAGGCCGTGTAGACCGAAATGCCGGCGCCGACCAGCGCCTTGATGTGTTCGCGCAGCCAGTCATTGGCCGCCGGCTGGCGCTTGTACAGGAACCACAGATTGGTGCCGACCGTCGCCCAGCCGATCAGTGACACGCCGAGCATCAAGGGCTGACCGATCAGCAGACCCTGCACGGCGCAGTTCGTGGCGGTGATGAAGGTTGCGGCCTGCAGGCCGAGATTCACCGATTCCCGGTTGGCCGTGTGGTCGCGCCGGTTGCGGATGCACTGCCAGCCGTACCAGGCCAGGTTCAGCGTCAATGTGGCCAGTGCCAGCATCATCCAGCCGAAGATCGCCCGCACCAGTGCCGGGTCGCGGAAATCGGCGTGTTCGGTCAGGTGCGGGTGGGTCGACACCGGGTCGGCCAGCGTGCACAGGCTGATGCCGATCGCCGCCGTGCCGGTCAGCAGCATGGTCACCGTGAACACCTTGCCGACAGTGCGATGCGCGGTGCCGCCCTTCTTCGCGAATACCGGCACCCAGAACGCGAGCAGGCCGGTAGCGCCGGTCACGATGTGACTGGCGACGAAGAGGTGGAACAGCTCGGACACGGACATTGTTGCGCGCTCGACAGGCCTTGCCAAAGGTGAGGGGCGGGATCCACATGTCGACTCAGGCGGGTGCTTGAGACATTGACACTTCGCACTGTAACCTCAGGCGGACAGATTCGGTATCGTGCAGTGCGGCAAGCCGGATCCGGGTCCCGCACCTATACTCGGGCCGCAACGCGGAGCGGGCTGCCCGTCCGGGCGTCGTCTGCACCGCCGGACCGACCGACAGACCCAGCAACGTACACACCAACGCACACGGACAGCGGCCGAAGTGACAGCTTTTCCTGCGGGCATCGATGCCCGCCCGACCTACATTCCGCCACGGCCGCAGGCGCTGTCGCCCATCATTTCGCTGTTCCGGCTGATCGCGCAGGGCGATGGCGACCTGCTGAGCCTGCTGCCCGCCGACGCCTACCGCGTGCCGGTCGGCCACCTGGGCTATTCGCGGCGGCAGATACTGATCGTCAATGATCCGCAGCTCTACCGCAACATCCTGACCGATCCGACCGACATCTATCCGAAGAACGACCTGATGGTGGGCGCGCTGGAACCGCTGGTCGGCAACTCGATCTTCGTGTCGTCCGGCGACACCTGGCGCAAGCAGCGCCGCATGATCGATCCCGCCTTTTCGCACATGCGTCTCGGTCAGGCCTTTCCGTCGATGGCGGCCGGCGTCGATGCGTATGAAGACAAGCTGCGCGAGCATGCGCTGACCGGCGAAGCCTTTTCGCTCGATCTGGCGATGAGTCACCTGACGGCCGACATCATCTGCCGCACAGTGTTTTCGACCTCGTTCGACACCCGGGCGTCGCGCGAGGTGTTCGACGCCTTCACGCTGTTCGAGCGCAGCGTGGCCCAGGTCGAGTGGAAGCGGCTCATTTTCGATCCGGCGTGGCAGCGCGTCGATCAGCGCCCGGACGTCGAAGCGGCCTGTCACATCATCCGCGAGCGGCTGGGCGAGCTGGTCGATACCCATCTGACCGGTCCGATCACGCGCTGGAACGACATCGCCGCCGAAATGGTGAATGCCGAAGATCCGGAAACCGGCTACCGATTCGACCGCAAGGAGCTGATCGACCAGCTGGGCGTGATGTTCCTCGCCGGCCACGAAACGACGGCCAGCGTGCTCACCTGGGTGTTCTTCATCCTGAGTTCGCAGCACGACACGGTGGCGCGCATGCGCGCCGAGGTCGATGCCGTGGTGGGCGAAGGCGACATCGGCTTCGAGCACATCCGCCGGCTCACCTTCACGCGCAACGTGTTCCGCGAAACCATGCGGCTGTACCCGCCGATCACTTTCATTCCGCGCGTCGCGGCCGAGGCGACGCAGATCGGCAAATACCGGGTGAAGCGGGGCGCGATGATCATGATTTCGCCGTGGACCATCCACCGCAACGAGAATTACTGGCGCAACGCCCACCATTTCGATCCCGACCGTTTCAGCACCGAACGCGAGCACGAACTGGTGCCCGGCGCCTATCTGCCATTCGGGCTCGGACCGCGCGTGTGCGTCGGCGCCGCCTTCGCGACCACCGAAGCGACGCTGATCCTGGCGCGCCTGGTACGCCGTTTCGATTTCAGCGCGCTCGACGCCGATGCGGTGCGACCGGTGGCGCGCCTGACGACGCGGCCGAAGCACCAGATCATGTGCCGCGTGCGTCTGCGCGAGCGGGCCGGCACATGAAACCGGTCGTGCTGATCACGCTCGGCCGCCTGCCCAAGGGGCTGGATCTGGCGCGCAGCTTTCACCGGCTCGGTTGGCGCGTCATCGTGGCCGAACCTTTCAGGTGGCATCTGAGCGCGATGTCGAATGCGGTGGCGCGGCGCTACACGGTGAGCGCGCCGGCGCTCGGCCGCGAACGCTATCTGGACGAGTTGCGCGACATCGTGCTGAAGGAAGGCGTCGACCTCGTGGTGCCGGTGTCGGAAGAAATCATGCACGCCAGCCATCTGGCCGGTCGGCTGCCGGTCGGTGTGCAGCTGTATGCGATGCCGCCCGAGGTGCTGATGCCGCTGCACGACAAGCTGCAGTTCATCGGCCGCTGCCGCGATTACGGTGTGGCCGCGCCGGCCACCTGTGCGCTGGGCACACCGGGCGCTGTCGACCTGGCCGAGGCGGGCGACCACATCGTGAAGCCGGTCTATTCCTGCTCCGGTCGGGGCGTGCTGTTCCGCCGGCAGGGCGAGGCGCTGCCCGAGGTCGCGCCTGGCCAGCCCGCCATCGTGCAGCGCTGGGTCAAGGGCAATGTGCTGAGCACCTTTTCGATCGCTGCCGCCGGCCAGCCGCTGGTGACCGTGGTGTATCGCGGCGCGGTCATGTCGGGCACCGTGTCCGTGTGTTTCGAGCGTGTCACCGAAGCCGACCCGCAGCACCGGCCGGTCATCGACTGGGTCAGCCGGTTCATCGCCGCAGCGGGCTTCACCGGCTTCATTTCCTTTGACCTGGTGGTGGATGCCGACGGCCAGGCGCACGGCATCGAGTGCAATCCGCGCGCCACCAGCGGCCTGCATTTCGTCGATCCGGACGACCTGGCGCGCGCCGTGGTGGCGCCGGACGGGGTGTTGGCAGGGACGCAGCCGGTTCGTTTCCGCCGGCAGCTGCTGATGCAGCAGTTCTACCCCTGCCTGACCGAAGTGCAGAAGTCGATGTTCAGCCCGAAGGCCTTCGGGCCGGACTTCAGGCGCAACCTTTCGCGCTTCCTGCGCGCGCGCGACGTGACCTGGCGCTGGCGCGATCCGCTGCCCTTCATCACGATGCCGCTGACCGCGTCGCAGATCATCTGGCTGTCGATCCGCAGCGGTGCGACCTTCGGCGAAGTCGCCACGCTCGACGTCGGGCTGTATGCGCCGGACGAGACGACGGCGACATCCGGAACCCTGCCGGACACGACCGAAGGGACCGCCCCGGGATCCTCATCCGGCCCCGCTTCGCCTTCCGCAGTGTCCTGAGTGCGCTGGACAGCCCTCAGGTGTCACTCTAAAGTGACACGCCGCGACGCAGGCGCGTCATTCAATCCGGGTGCGCGCAGCGCGCGGCCCTGACCCGAGGTTTGTCGATGTCACAACCCTTCCCGTTCTCGGCCATTGTCGGCCAGGACGAAATGAAACTGGCCATCCTGGTCGCCACCGTCGATGCGTCCATCGGCGGCGTGCTGGTATTCGGCGACCGCGGTACCGGCAAGTCGACCGCGGTGCGCGCGCTGGCGGCACTGCTGCCGAAGATGCGCGCGGTCGTCGGCTGCCCCTATCAGTGCGATCCGGCCGACGGTGCGCCGTGCTGCGTGCAGTGTGCGGCCGGCAAGGGCACGCTGAAGAGCCACCTCGTGCCGGTGCCGGTGGTCGACATGCCGCTCGGCGCGACCGAAGACCGGGTGGTCGGCGCGCTCGATCTCGAGCGCGCGCTGACGCGCGGTGAAAAGGCCTTCGAGCCCGGCCTGCTGGCGCGTGCCAACCGCGGCTTCCTGTACATCGACGAGGTCAACCTGCTTGAAGACCACCTCGTCGACCTGCTGATCGACGTTGCCGCGTCGGGCGAAAACCTGGTCGAGCGCGAAGGCCTGAGCGTGCGCCATCCGGCGCGCTTCGTCATCGTCGGCAGCGGCAATCCGGAAGAGGGCGAATTGCGTCCGCAGCTGCTCGACCGCTTCGGCCTGTCGGTCGAGGTGACGACGCCGACCGACCTGCCGACCCGGGTCGAGGTGGTGCGCCGGCGCGATGCGTACGAGCGTGACCGCGATGCCTTCGTCGCGCACTGGAAGAAGCACGACGACAAGCTGCGCAAGAAGATCGTCGCGGCGCGCGAACGCCTGCCCGGCGTGCAGGTGCCTGATGGCGTGGTCGAGCAGGCAGCCCGTCTGTGCATGGCACTCGGTACCGATGGCCTGCGTGGCGAACTGACGCTCATTCGCGCCGCCCGCGCGCTGGCGGCCTTCGACGGCGATGACGCGGTGAGCGACGCCCATCTGCGCCGCATCGCGCCATCCGCGCTGCGCCACCGCCTGCGCCGCGATCCGCTGGATGACGCCGGTTCCGGCGCGCGTGTCGATCGCGCGGTGGAAGAGCTGTTTGGAAAATAGCGCCACACCCGGCGCCGAGCAGGCGACGGTCGTCGATGACCCCTGGTTGCGCGCTGCGCTGGCCTGTGCGCTGTGTGCGGTCGATCCGGTCGGCACCGGCGGTGTGCGCCTGCATGCCCAGGCAGGACCGGTGCGTGACGCCTGGCTCGCGCAATTGCGCGACATGCTGCCGCCCGGTACGCCGATGCGCCGCGTGCCCTTCAACGTCACCGACGGTCGTCTGCTGGGCGGGCTGGACCTCACCGCCACGCTGCGTGCCGGCCGGCCGGTCGCCGAGCGCGGCCTGCTGGTCGACGCGCACGGCGGGTTCGTGTTGCTGGCGATGGCCGAGCGCCTGCCGCCCGGAACCGCCGCCCGTGTCACCGCGGTGATGGACGCGGGCGAAGTGGCATTGGCGCGTGACGGCATTGCGCTGACCAGCGCGGCGGCGTTTGCCGTGATTGCGCTCGACGAAGGGCTGGAGGACGAGCCGCTGTCGACAGCGTTGTGCGACCGGCTGGCCTTCCATCTCGATCTCGATGGCTTGCGCGCGCAGACCTGTACGCTACTGCCGGTGAGCGCCGCCGACATCGAACAGGCGCGTGCGCGTCTGCCGGTGGTCATCGTGCCGCCGGGTGCCACCGAAGCACTGGCGGCGACTGCACTCGCACTTGGCGTCACGTCGATGCGCGCGTTGCTGCAGTCGGTGCGGGTGGCGCGCGCGGCCGCGGCGCTCGATGGCCGCGATGCGGTGGCCGCCGACGATGTGACGCTGGCCGCCCAGCTTGTGCTCGCGCCGCGTGCCACGCAGTTTCCGACCAGCGAAACGGCGCCCGAACAGGCCGATGCCTCGCCGCCGGAGCCGGACGACACGCCCCCCGAAGACACGCCGCCGCCCGAACCCGAGGCGGAGCAGGATGCATCGGACAGCGACGCGCAGCCACCGGCCGACCGGCCGCTGGATGACGTGGTGCTGGAAGCTGCACAGGCGGCCATTCCACCGGGACTGCTGGCGCGTCTGCAGGCGGCGGCCGGGCGCCTGCCGCGCGCGCGCAGCGCCGGACGTGCCGGTGCGCTGCGCGCCGGCGGTCTGCGCGGCCGGCCGGCCGGCATCCGCCGCGGCACACCCGGCAACGGCGCGCGCCTGAACCTGATCGAAACGCTGCGCGCGGCCGCGCCCTGGCAGCCACTGCGTCGTGCCGCCCGCGCTTCTGCGCCGTCGAACTGCCTGATCGATGTACGGCCGGATGACTTCCGCATCACCCGCTTCGCACAGCGCTCGGAAACCACGACCATCTTCCTGGTCGACGCCTCCGGGTCGTCGGCGCTGAACCGGCTGGCCGAAGCCAAGGGTGCGGTCGAACTGCTGCTGGCGGACTGTTATGTGCGGCGCGACCGCGTCGCCTTGATCGCCTTCCGCGGCACCGGCGCCGAGGTGCTGCTGCCGCCGACCCGTTCGCTGGTGCGCGCCAAGCGCAGTCTGGCCGGTCTGCCCGGCGGTGGCGGCACGCCGCTGGCCGCCGGCATTGATGCCGGCTGGCTGCTGGCCGACGCGGTGCAGCGCCGGGGCGACACGCCGACGCTGGTGCTGCTGACCGACGGTCGTGCCAATGTGGCGCGCGACGGTGCAGGTGGTCGTGCCCGCGCCGAGGAGGATGCGCGCTCGGCCGCGCGCCGGGTACGCGCCAGCGCCTTCCGTGCGCTGTTCATCGATACGTCGCCACGGCCGCAGCCTGCCGCGCGGGAACTGGCACTCGACATGGCGGCGATGTACATGCCGCTGTCGGCGGCCGACGCGGTCAGCATTTCGAAGATCGTCCGCGCGATCGGCTGAGCAGTCGGCTGCGGCGGGCCCATGCGGTATACCCGCGCACGATTGGGCGGGCTGACGAGTGTCAATCTTTCGAGAAATTTATTGTCAATTCAAATTGACATACCTATACTCGATCCACAATGATGTCCCCGTCCGCCCTGTCAGGAATTGCCGTGTTCATCGGTCGCCCGTCGTCGCGCATCGTGGCCGCTGAAGCGTCGTCTATCCCCGGCGGTGCGTCGCAGCGTGACCTGCATGGCTGAGCCGACGCATGCGCAGGACATGCTGGCCTGCCGCAAATTGCTGCGCAACGGCTCGAAGTCCTTTTTCGCGGCTTCGTTGCTGCTTCCGCGCGCCGTGCGCGAGCCGGCCTGTTCGCTGTATGCCTTCTGCCGCATCGCCGACGACCTGGTTGATGACAGCCAGGCGGACGAGAACGCGGTTGCGCATCTGCGCTGGCGGGTAGAGCAGGCCTGCGCCGGACATCCGCATCCCGAACCCGCCGACCGCACGCTGGCCCGCGTGGTGGCCCGCTTCAACATTCCGGCGTCGCTGCTGCTGGCACTGATCGAAGGCTTCGAGTGGGACGCACGTGGCCGTCAGTACATGACGCAGTCCGAACTGTTCGAGTACTGCGCCCGCGTCGCCGGCACGGTCGGCGCGATGATGGCGCTGCTGATGGGCGTGCGCGACCGTGAAATCGCGGCGCGCGCCTGCGATCTGGGGCTGGCGATGCAGCTCACCAACATCGCGCGTGATGTCGGCGAAGACGCCCGGCGCGGCCGGCTCTATCTGCCGCATGACTGGATGATCGAAGCCGGGCTCGATCCGGCGGGCTGGCTGGCCGAACCGGTATTCGACGACCGGCTCGCGAATGTGGTGCGCCGCCTGCTGCAGTGTGCCGACCTGCTGTATGCGCGTGCCGCGCCCGGCATCGAAAAGCTGCCGTCAGGCTGCCGACCGGGCATCCGTGCGGCGCGCAGCGTCTATGCCGAAATCGGCCGCGGTGTCGAACGCCGCGGCTACGACTCCGTGTCGTCGCGCAGCATCGTGTCGTCCTGGCGCAAGAGCGTGCTGCTGGCCGAAGCGCTCAGCGGCGCGCCGACCCTGTCCGCCACGGCGCATTACCACGTGCTTGATGAGGTGTCGGCGCTGGCTGACGCGGTGGCCGCTGCGCCGACCGTCGACATGTCGGCACTGATCGGCATTCCGCGTCGCACGCCGCAGCAGCGCATCGAGTGGCTGATCGACCTGTTCGAGCGGCTCGAACGCGAAGAACGCAATCGCAATACCCAGGGCACGCCCGGCTGAGCCCAACCTGAAAACCTCAGCTGATCGACGTTGCAGGCACGGCTCGCAGGGTGCCATCCTGCCGCGTCCCCGTGCCTTGCCAGCGTCGCCCTCCATCCTCAACACGCGCCGATCAACTGAAACTTTCGGGTCATTCAGCGGTGCGCGATGCCGTCGCTTTCATCCGCTTCGAAGATGTGCCGCGCGGCGAGCGCGGGTGCTTCCTCGTGCGCCAGATGACCCAGACCGTCCAGTTCCACCAGACGCGAGCCCGGGATCATGCGGTGCACCCGTCGCGATTCTTCCGGCGACACCGTTTCATCGCCCTTGCCGACCACCAGCGTCAGCGGTGCGCGCAGCGACGGCAGGTCGCGCACCAGCGGCGCGACATCCCAGTTGGCCATCATGGCGAGTGCGCCGGCGACATGGCCGGGCGTGCTGACCAGCTTGTGATACAGCGCGACGCCAGCCGGATCGAGCGCCGAACCGGTGCTGCGGATCAGCCGGTTGACCGCGTCGCGCTGCGTGGCGCGCCAGGCGAACGCCTGCGGCGCGAAGGGCAGGGCGGACAGCAGTCGTGCCGCCGGCGGGAACAGCAGTCCGGCCAGCCCGGGCAACGGCAGCATCGCGCCATTGAGACTGACCAGCGTGCGTGCCGGCAGCAGGCCGTCGATGTTCATGCGCAGCATGATGGCCGCGCCGGCCGAATGCCCGGCGACCACCTGTGGCTCCGCCTTCAATGCCGCCAGCAGGCCACCCAGTGCGCGCGCAATGCCCTGCAGCGTCAGCCGGTGCGACGCGGCTGTGGCACTGAAGCCATGACCGGGCAGGTCAGGCGCGACCACGGTGTAGCGTGTCGCCAGCTCGGGCAGCAGCGCACGCCACGAATGCGTGGCCGCGCCGGTGCCGTGCAGCAGCAACAGGACAGGTCCGTCGCCGGCGACCTGCACATGCCAGCGCAGCCCGCCGGCCTCGACGAAGCGGCTGGCTGTGCGGTTGGGCCAGTCGCCGCCGTCGCGTGTCCAGTCGAGCGCCTTCATGACAGTGCGGCAGCCGAACCTGTGCCGGGGGGCGGGGTCAGCACCACCGGGACAAGGACCGAGAATGAAGGGCCGAAGGAGGGCAGGACATGAGTTCCACGATGTTGAAACTGATCGAAGCGTTGCTGGTGATCGGCGGCGTGCTCGGATTCGCCATCTATCAATTGGTGTCGGTACGACGCCAGATCAGGGCCGATCGCGCGCGGGCCGATGCGACCGACGAGGACAACGGCGCCGCGCACTGAGCTTACAGCGCCGCACGTACCCGCGTGCCGCTGCGACGCGGCATGCGGAAGGGCAGCAGGGTCTGCACCCAGCGGCTGCGGAAGCGGTCGAGGTCCAGGCTTTCATGCATGCTGCCGACCGATTCGCCGAGCAGCTGCGTGCGCACCATCGACCGGGCGTAGAACGGTGTGTCTTCCAGCGTTTGCGCCTGCGGCGACGCATGCTCGCTGCGCGTGGCGCGGCCGACGCGCCACATCGTGGTCGGCAGCACCTGTTCGGGCGGCGGTTCGAAGGTGCTGAAGCCGCCGTCGGCATCGAAGCGCAGCGCGAGCGAGGCGCTCGATGCATCGCGCCGGGTCACGTCATACAGCACGGCCGTGTCGCCGCCGTGCAGGCTGGCGCGCGACCAGTGCCAGCGGACGAAGGCCTCTTCGAGTGAAGTTTCCCCGGCATTGCTGTCGAGATAGCCATCGCCCTGCCAGTTCAGCGAGGGCTGATCGAGCTGCACGCTGACCCGTGCGCAGGGCGCGATCGGCGACCACAGGTGCCGCCCTTCGGCATCGAGCGCGAAGGCATTGCGCGACAGCACCGGTGACTGCACGCGCACCTGTCCGCGCAGGCGCTGCGGCATCGGCGTCGTGATTTCGTCCAGATCGATCACCAGCATGTCACCGTCCCAGTGCAGGCGGCTCGGGCCGATGGCCAGTTCACGGGCCGAACGGCGCAGCGCGCCGACGCCGCGCTCGGTCATCGCCCAGCGCCGGCAGTCGCCGTAAAGCGCGACATTGACCGAACAGAAATCCTGCGGATCGGCGGCGCCCGGCGCGCGTCGCCGCGCCGCCGCGTAATAGGGTGAAAACACGCTGCCGATGAAGGCGATGATGGTCAGGCCGTAGCGGCCGTCATCACTCATCGCATCCACATACCACCACTGGTAGCCACCGGGCGGCACGCGAGCAGAGAAGTCGCGCGCGTTCATCGGCTGGCCGTCATGGCGCAGGCGCGTTCGCCTGTTGCACGCCGGCTGCGCTCCGCATCCCGCCTGTTCCGAACCTTGTCATGCGCGCTCACGGAAGCTCCTGTAAATCGTGATTGACGTTGCCGTATGTAATGTCTACATTACATGACACTACTACGCGACAAGCAAGCTTGACAGTCGCGACGACAACAAAGGAGACGGACATGGACGGCATGAAGCGTATCGAGCAGGCCCTGAGTGCTGCAGTCGAACAATCGCTGGAAGCCGCACTGTCGCATGCCGACGGTCCGACCTGCCCGCCGCTGCTCGCATCGGCCATCCGCTATGCCGTGTTCCCCGGTGGTGCGCGCATCCGTCCGCGGCTGTGTCTCGCCGCCGCCTGCGCCTGCGGCGAAGACGACACCTCGGTCGCCGATCACGCCGCGGCCGCCATCGAGTTGCTGCATTGTGCTTCGCTGGTGCACGACGATCTGCCCTGCTTCGATGATGCACCGATGCGCCGCGGCAAGCCTTCGGTGCACAGTGCCTACGGCGAACGCATTGCGGTACTGGCCGGCGATGCGCTGATCGTGCTCGCCTTCCAGACGCTGGCGCGTGGCGGTGCGAACGCGCCCTATCGCCTGGTGCCGCTGCTGTCGATCATCGGTCGCGGTGTCGGCGTGCCGTCGGGCATCGTGGCCGGTCAGGCGTGGGAATGCGAGTCCGACGTCAATCTGCGCGAGTACCAGCAGGCCAAGACCGGTTCGCTGTTTGCGTCGGCCACGATGGCGGGTGCCGCCGCTGCCGGCGCCGATCCCGGCCCCTGGCGTGCGCTGGGCGACTGCATGGGTGAAGCCTTCCAGGTCGCCGACGACATCCTTGACGCGGCGTCCGATGCGTCCAAGATCGGCAAGCCAGTGGGTCGTGATGTGGCACTCGGTCGTCCGAGCGCAGTGCGCGAACTGGGTCTGCACGGCGCGATCCGCCGCCTCAACCTGCTGGTGGCCGAAGCCATCGATTCGGTACCGGTGTGTTCGGGTGCCGACGGTCTGCGCGCAGTGATCGCGATGGAAGCATCGCGGCTGATTCCGCGCGAACTCGCCGACAGCGTCCTGTGAAGCCGGGTCTTCCCGCTTCC
The sequence above is a segment of the Methyloversatilis sp. RAC08 genome. Coding sequences within it:
- a CDS encoding polyprenyl synthetase family protein, with protein sequence MDGMKRIEQALSAAVEQSLEAALSHADGPTCPPLLASAIRYAVFPGGARIRPRLCLAAACACGEDDTSVADHAAAAIELLHCASLVHDDLPCFDDAPMRRGKPSVHSAYGERIAVLAGDALIVLAFQTLARGGANAPYRLVPLLSIIGRGVGVPSGIVAGQAWECESDVNLREYQQAKTGSLFASATMAGAAAAGADPGPWRALGDCMGEAFQVADDILDAASDASKIGKPVGRDVALGRPSAVRELGLHGAIRRLNLLVAEAIDSVPVCSGADGLRAVIAMEASRLIPRELADSVL
- a CDS encoding hydroxyneurosporene synthase, yielding MNARDFSARVPPGGYQWWYVDAMSDDGRYGLTIIAFIGSVFSPYYAAARRRAPGAADPQDFCSVNVALYGDCRRWAMTERGVGALRRSARELAIGPSRLHWDGDMLVIDLDEITTPMPQRLRGQVRVQSPVLSRNAFALDAEGRHLWSPIAPCARVSVQLDQPSLNWQGDGYLDSNAGETSLEEAFVRWHWSRASLHGGDTAVLYDVTRRDASSASLALRFDADGGFSTFEPPPEQVLPTTMWRVGRATRSEHASPQAQTLEDTPFYARSMVRTQLLGESVGSMHESLDLDRFRSRWVQTLLPFRMPRRSGTRVRAAL
- a CDS encoding phytoene/squalene synthase family protein, which encodes MAEPTHAQDMLACRKLLRNGSKSFFAASLLLPRAVREPACSLYAFCRIADDLVDDSQADENAVAHLRWRVEQACAGHPHPEPADRTLARVVARFNIPASLLLALIEGFEWDARGRQYMTQSELFEYCARVAGTVGAMMALLMGVRDREIAARACDLGLAMQLTNIARDVGEDARRGRLYLPHDWMIEAGLDPAGWLAEPVFDDRLANVVRRLLQCADLLYARAAPGIEKLPSGCRPGIRAARSVYAEIGRGVERRGYDSVSSRSIVSSWRKSVLLAEALSGAPTLSATAHYHVLDEVSALADAVAAAPTVDMSALIGIPRRTPQQRIEWLIDLFERLEREERNRNTQGTPG
- the bchO gene encoding alpha/beta fold hydrolase BchO; protein product: MKALDWTRDGGDWPNRTASRFVEAGGLRWHVQVAGDGPVLLLLHGTGAATHSWRALLPELATRYTVVAPDLPGHGFSATAASHRLTLQGIARALGGLLAALKAEPQVVAGHSAGAAIMLRMNIDGLLPARTLVSLNGAMLPLPGLAGLLFPPAARLLSALPFAPQAFAWRATQRDAVNRLIRSTGSALDPAGVALYHKLVSTPGHVAGALAMMANWDVAPLVRDLPSLRAPLTLVVGKGDETVSPEESRRVHRMIPGSRLVELDGLGHLAHEEAPALAARHIFEADESDGIAHR